A genomic segment from Glycine max cultivar Williams 82 chromosome 1, Glycine_max_v4.0, whole genome shotgun sequence encodes:
- the LOC112997806 gene encoding uncharacterized protein, with amino-acid sequence MPAPHLPDLNHIRATISFDNLFSIVLRYGHATTPHDKPWENRDMALFEMGPESYGTAMVTCKCQPAAFALWTTTKLGVFRWDRPWDPSITFENHGLEPQHL; translated from the coding sequence ATGCCTGCTCCTCATCTCCCCGATCTCAATCACATTCGTGCCACCATTTCCTTCGACAACCTCTTCAGCATTGTTCTTCGTTATGGCCATGCAACAACTCCTCATGACAAGCCTTGGGAAAATAGAGACATGGCGTTGTTTGAGATGGGACCTGAGTCCTATGGGACTGCCATGGTCACATGCAAGTGCCAACCAGCTGCCTTTGCACTATGGACAACTACTAAACTAGGTGTGTTTCGCTGGGACAGACCTTGGGATCCCAGTATTACTTTTGAAAACCATGGTTTGGAGCCCCAACACCTTTAA